CAAAGCATCCACCTAGCAACAAAATGCTTGCAGAAACAGGTAGGAAATGGGGAACTCGGTACTTCATAAAACATCGACTGCATCGCGAAGGCGTTGCAACAGGTCCAAAAGTTTTGGGAACGCATCAAACCTTAAAACCGAAGCTGCGTCGCTTTTCGCTTGATCAGGATCTGGATGCGCTTCCATAAACAAACAGTCGGCTCCAACGGCAACTGCTGCCCTAGCCAAATAAGGAATAAATTCTCTTTGCCCTCCCGACTTATCTCCCATTCCACCAGGCAGCTGAACCGAATGGGTAGCATCAAAACACACAGGCACTCCCAACTCCTGCATGATAGGAATCGCACGGAAATCACTGACAAGATTGTTGTAGCCAAAAGAGGTTCCCCTATCGACAGCGATGACACGGTCATTGCCGCTTTCTTTGATCTTTTCAATCACATTGCGCATATCCCAGGGAGCAAGGAACTGTCCTTTCTTTACACTGACCACTTTTCCTGTTTTAGCTGCTGCAACCAAAAGATCGGTTTGACGGCATAAAAACGCAGGAATCTGGATCATATCGACAACTTCTCCGGCTGCCGTCGCTTGTTCAGGCGAGTGGACATCGGTCACCACAGGAAGATCTAATTCCTTTTTCACTTTTTCTAAGATGCGTAAGCCCTCCTCTAATCCAGGTCCGCGAAACGAGTGTATAGAAGAGCGGTTTGCTTTGTCATAGCTCGATTTAAAAATGAAGTTGATCGGACGGCCGGAGAACATTTTTTTAAGCTCCTCGGCAGCTTTCAGACAGTGTTCTTCGCTTTCGATCACACAAGGACCAGACATCACAGTCATTGGCTCCCCTTGGCCAATCGTGAAATTTTTCATAGGCACGCGTCGCATCATCATCTTAAAATTTCCAGTTGTTCATTGTTGACATTGTCGAAATGTTGAATCATTTTTTCCAAATCCACAGTCATCAGCTCCCCTGTTTTGTTTTTAACAGCGAGACGGCTAACCAGCTCCCTCATTGGAATTAAAACAA
This genomic window from Waddlia chondrophila WSU 86-1044 contains:
- the kdsA gene encoding 3-deoxy-8-phosphooctulonate synthase, with translation MRRVPMKNFTIGQGEPMTVMSGPCVIESEEHCLKAAEELKKMFSGRPINFIFKSSYDKANRSSIHSFRGPGLEEGLRILEKVKKELDLPVVTDVHSPEQATAAGEVVDMIQIPAFLCRQTDLLVAAAKTGKVVSVKKGQFLAPWDMRNVIEKIKESGNDRVIAVDRGTSFGYNNLVSDFRAIPIMQELGVPVCFDATHSVQLPGGMGDKSGGQREFIPYLARAAVAVGADCLFMEAHPDPDQAKSDAASVLRFDAFPKLLDLLQRLRDAVDVL